A section of the Synechococcus sp. MU1617 genome encodes:
- the cobJ gene encoding precorrin-3B C(17)-methyltransferase → MPLLERLLIRGHIDRIKADDQDINTALDGHWTAENVVLFVGAVGAVTRLIATRIQGKGKDPAVLVLDPKGEFVIPLLGGHSAGAEQRALEIAMDLGGQAVITGACAHEGRLPLDAFGDGWGWRRRGTVASWRDLMVRQSQGSRISVHQSSGSTAWQGPEGHPLLHNVEANVVPEPADLVIGARLQGDCQWHPATVWIGIGCERNTSLSLVEKAIAEALATAGLAEEAVAGMASAARKSDEPALQHLSQTRAWAFRTFAEHALASIEVPNPSEVVRKEMGTASVAEAAALLAAGDKGHLIQHKQISRPATGEQGAVTVAIAEAAIPYAPERGELHLVGSGPGDLSLLSGDAKAALSRCSAWIGYSLYLDLLEPLRRPDQVRFDGQLTREWDRCAEALRLAQQGAKVALISSGDSGIYGMAGLALELLLQQPEQDRPSFSVHPGISAFQLAAARAGAPLMHDFCCVSLSDRLTPWTVIEKRLEAAATGDFVLALYNPRSKGRDWQLGQAKEILLKHRPPTTPVMLARQLGRAEESHQLTCLERLEPEAVDMLTLVLIGNSSSRAEDDWMVTPRGYPGASLQ, encoded by the coding sequence ATGCCGCTGTTGGAGCGGTTGCTGATACGCGGCCACATCGACCGGATCAAGGCAGACGATCAAGACATCAACACCGCCCTTGATGGGCATTGGACGGCAGAGAACGTCGTGTTGTTCGTGGGCGCCGTGGGAGCTGTGACACGTCTGATTGCAACTCGGATCCAAGGCAAGGGGAAGGATCCAGCCGTTCTGGTGCTCGACCCCAAAGGAGAGTTCGTCATCCCGTTACTGGGAGGCCATTCCGCAGGCGCCGAACAACGCGCCCTGGAGATCGCGATGGATCTCGGCGGGCAGGCGGTGATCACAGGCGCCTGCGCCCATGAAGGACGTCTCCCCCTGGATGCCTTTGGGGACGGCTGGGGCTGGAGACGCAGGGGGACGGTGGCCAGTTGGCGCGATCTGATGGTGCGGCAGTCCCAGGGATCCCGCATCAGCGTTCACCAGAGCAGTGGATCCACCGCCTGGCAAGGCCCTGAAGGCCATCCCTTGCTGCACAACGTTGAAGCCAACGTTGTGCCTGAGCCCGCTGATCTTGTGATTGGAGCGCGCCTCCAAGGCGATTGCCAGTGGCATCCAGCAACGGTCTGGATCGGCATCGGCTGTGAACGCAACACCAGTCTTTCTCTGGTGGAGAAGGCCATTGCCGAGGCCTTGGCAACAGCAGGGCTGGCGGAAGAGGCTGTCGCCGGAATGGCCAGCGCAGCGAGGAAATCCGACGAACCGGCCTTACAGCATCTGAGCCAAACCCGGGCATGGGCGTTCCGAACCTTTGCGGAGCACGCTCTTGCGTCCATCGAGGTGCCGAACCCCTCCGAAGTGGTGCGCAAGGAAATGGGGACCGCTTCGGTGGCGGAAGCAGCGGCATTGCTGGCTGCGGGCGACAAAGGTCATCTGATCCAGCACAAGCAAATCAGCCGTCCGGCAACAGGGGAACAGGGTGCCGTGACAGTGGCCATTGCCGAGGCTGCCATCCCCTACGCGCCGGAACGGGGCGAACTGCACTTGGTGGGGAGTGGCCCAGGGGATCTGTCCCTGCTCAGCGGAGACGCCAAAGCGGCCCTCTCCCGTTGTTCCGCCTGGATTGGCTACAGCCTCTACCTCGATCTTCTGGAGCCTTTGCGCCGCCCGGATCAGGTTCGATTCGATGGCCAGCTCACCCGGGAATGGGACCGCTGTGCCGAAGCACTGCGCTTGGCCCAACAAGGGGCAAAAGTTGCTCTGATCTCCTCCGGCGACAGCGGGATCTACGGCATGGCGGGATTGGCCCTGGAGCTGCTTCTCCAGCAACCCGAGCAGGACCGACCCAGCTTCTCGGTGCATCCCGGAATTTCAGCCTTCCAGCTGGCCGCCGCCCGGGCCGGAGCGCCACTAATGCATGACTTCTGCTGCGTCAGCCTCAGCGATCGCCTCACGCCGTGGACCGTGATCGAAAAGCGACTGGAGGCCGCTGCAACTGGAGATTTTGTCCTCGCCCTCTACAACCCAAGGTCCAAGGGTCGTGATTGGCAGCTGGGGCAAGCCAAGGAGATCCTGCTGAAACACCGCCCCCCCACAACCCCGGTGATGCTGGCGCGTCAGCTGGGCCGCGCGGAGGAATCCCATCAGCTCACGTGTCTTGAGCGCTTGGAGCCAGAAGCAGTGGACATGCTCACGCTGGTTCTGATCGGGAACAGCAGCAGCCGTGCCGAGGATGACTGGATGGTGACGCCGCGGGGATATCCCGGGGCCAGTCTCCAATGA
- a CDS encoding AraC family transcriptional regulator codes for MLLVSMQANQALLIEGTRHPRWLSFTVEHTDNYGDHCHFGEALAPNALSGFNIKMKESFFKTSAGGNRIGAVLVDRSRIDDWSELMGAAEIFERMERNNTAILSPAAHRKLRQLMVLPEWQGVDVAHPFQADLLEAQLIESLSSKNSTLLRPVVKTHHSDLVQELVRYSFRSSTTPISLSAVCQTLFTTKTTLTVSCREMFGFGPMALMRRIRLQQVRDVLANPDLRQQLGCHTVQQVAVHFGFVSRNHFASAYRELFGEAPRTTLLASH; via the coding sequence ATGTTGCTTGTTTCGATGCAGGCCAACCAAGCGTTATTGATTGAGGGAACACGCCACCCTCGCTGGTTGTCATTCACGGTTGAACATACTGATAACTACGGCGATCACTGCCATTTCGGTGAGGCATTGGCTCCGAATGCTTTGTCGGGTTTTAACATCAAAATGAAGGAGTCCTTCTTTAAAACCTCTGCAGGTGGCAATCGCATTGGAGCTGTCCTTGTCGATCGCAGTCGTATTGATGACTGGTCTGAGCTAATGGGTGCGGCTGAGATCTTTGAGCGAATGGAGCGCAACAACACGGCCATTCTTTCCCCTGCGGCTCATCGCAAGTTGCGGCAGTTGATGGTGCTTCCCGAATGGCAGGGTGTGGATGTGGCACATCCTTTCCAAGCTGATCTACTGGAGGCGCAGCTGATCGAGTCTCTTTCGTCGAAGAATTCGACTCTTCTGCGGCCTGTGGTGAAAACCCATCACAGTGATCTTGTGCAGGAGTTGGTTCGTTATTCCTTTCGATCGAGTACGACTCCCATCTCTTTGAGTGCGGTGTGTCAGACGCTGTTCACCACCAAGACAACACTCACAGTGAGTTGTCGTGAAATGTTTGGTTTTGGACCGATGGCCTTGATGCGTCGTATTCGTTTGCAGCAAGTGCGCGACGTTCTGGCTAACCCTGACCTGAGGCAACAACTGGGGTGTCATACCGTTCAGCAGGTAGCCGTTCATTTTGGCTTTGTGAGTCGAAATCACTTCGCCAGTGCCTATCGAGAGCTGTTTGGTGAGGCACCGCGCACCACTTTGTTGGCTTCCCATTGA
- the psaA gene encoding photosystem I core protein PsaA, translating to MTISPPERGSDAKSQVEKVDNPATFELFGKPGHFDRALAKGPKTTTWVWNLHANAHDFDAHTSDLQEVSRRIFSAHFGHLAVIFIWLSGAFFHGARFSNYSGWLADPTHVKPSAQQVWAIFGQEILNGDMGAGFQGIQITSGLFQMWRAWGITSETQLMALAIGALVMAGLMLNAGVFHYHKAAPKLEWFQNVESMLNHHLAGLLGLGSLSWAGHVIHVSAPVTKLMDAIDAGQPLVLNGKTIASAADIPLPHEFFNQDLLAQLYPGFSAGVGAFFSGNWAAYSDFLTFKGGLNPVTGSLWMTDIAHHHVAIAVMFIVAGHMYRTNWGIGHSIKEIHEGQKGDPLLFPATNGHDGLYDFMTTSWHAQLAVNLAIGGSVSIIVAQHMYAMPPYPYQAIDYPTQIGLFTHHIWIGGFLIVGAGAHAAIAMVRDYDPAKHIDNVLDRVLKARDAIISHLNWVCIWLGAHSFGLYVHNDTMRALGRPQDMFSDSAISIQPIFAQWIQNVHAAAAGSTAPNALAGVSEVFNGSVVAVGGKVAAAPMPLGTADFMVHHIHAFTIHVTVLILLKGVLYARSSRLIPDKANLGFRFSCDGPGRGGTCQVSAWDHVFLGLFWMYNSLSIVIFHFSWKMQSDIWGTVNADGSVAHITNGNFAQSAITINGWLRDFLWAQAVQVINSYGSNTAAYGIMFLGAHFVFAFSLMFLFSGRGYWQELIESIVWAHNKLKVAPAIQPRALSIIQGRAVGVAHYLLGGIATTWAFFHAHILVVG from the coding sequence ATGACCATCAGCCCACCTGAGCGTGGGAGTGACGCGAAGAGCCAGGTCGAGAAGGTTGACAATCCAGCAACCTTCGAGCTGTTCGGCAAACCCGGACATTTCGACCGCGCCCTCGCGAAAGGTCCCAAAACCACCACTTGGGTTTGGAACCTTCACGCCAACGCTCACGACTTCGACGCTCACACGAGCGACCTTCAAGAGGTCTCTCGGCGGATCTTTTCCGCCCACTTCGGCCACTTGGCCGTCATCTTCATCTGGCTCAGCGGTGCCTTCTTTCATGGCGCCCGCTTCTCCAACTATTCCGGTTGGCTTGCTGACCCCACCCATGTGAAGCCAAGCGCCCAGCAGGTCTGGGCCATCTTTGGCCAAGAAATCCTCAACGGAGACATGGGTGCCGGTTTCCAAGGCATCCAAATCACTTCAGGCCTCTTCCAGATGTGGCGGGCCTGGGGCATCACCAGTGAAACCCAGCTCATGGCTCTGGCCATCGGTGCCCTGGTGATGGCCGGCCTCATGCTCAACGCCGGTGTTTTCCACTACCACAAGGCTGCGCCGAAGTTGGAGTGGTTCCAGAACGTTGAGTCGATGCTGAACCACCACCTGGCAGGCCTGCTGGGTCTCGGTTCACTGTCCTGGGCTGGTCACGTCATCCATGTGTCGGCTCCCGTCACCAAGTTGATGGATGCCATCGATGCCGGCCAACCGCTGGTTCTGAATGGCAAGACCATCGCTTCGGCTGCAGACATTCCGCTGCCCCACGAGTTCTTCAATCAGGACCTGCTGGCTCAGCTGTATCCCGGCTTCAGCGCTGGTGTCGGTGCCTTTTTCTCCGGCAACTGGGCTGCTTACAGCGATTTCCTCACCTTTAAAGGTGGCTTGAATCCTGTGACAGGAAGCCTCTGGATGACCGACATCGCCCACCACCATGTGGCGATCGCCGTGATGTTCATCGTTGCCGGTCACATGTACCGGACCAACTGGGGCATCGGCCACTCCATCAAGGAGATCCACGAAGGTCAGAAGGGCGATCCCCTGCTGTTCCCTGCCACCAATGGTCACGACGGTCTCTATGACTTCATGACCACCTCCTGGCATGCGCAGCTGGCGGTCAACCTGGCTATTGGCGGTTCGGTGAGCATCATCGTTGCTCAGCACATGTACGCGATGCCTCCGTATCCGTACCAAGCGATCGACTACCCCACCCAGATCGGGCTCTTCACCCATCACATCTGGATCGGTGGTTTCCTGATTGTTGGTGCAGGTGCTCACGCCGCCATCGCCATGGTTCGCGATTACGACCCCGCCAAGCACATCGACAACGTGCTGGATCGGGTGCTCAAGGCTCGCGACGCAATCATCAGCCACCTCAACTGGGTCTGCATCTGGCTCGGAGCCCACAGCTTCGGCCTCTACGTCCACAACGACACCATGCGTGCCCTGGGTCGTCCCCAGGACATGTTCAGCGATTCGGCGATTTCCATTCAGCCGATCTTTGCTCAGTGGATTCAGAACGTGCACGCCGCAGCTGCAGGCAGCACGGCTCCAAACGCCCTCGCGGGTGTGAGTGAAGTGTTCAACGGTTCCGTTGTCGCCGTTGGCGGCAAGGTTGCCGCTGCTCCCATGCCGCTCGGCACCGCCGACTTCATGGTTCACCACATTCACGCTTTCACGATTCACGTGACGGTGCTGATCCTGCTGAAAGGTGTCTTGTACGCCCGTAGCTCCCGCCTCATCCCTGATAAGGCCAACCTGGGCTTCCGCTTCTCCTGCGACGGTCCTGGTCGTGGTGGCACCTGCCAGGTCTCCGCTTGGGACCACGTGTTCCTGGGCTTGTTCTGGATGTACAACTCCCTGTCAATCGTGATCTTCCACTTCTCCTGGAAGATGCAGAGCGACATCTGGGGAACGGTGAATGCCGACGGTTCCGTCGCGCACATCACCAATGGCAACTTTGCCCAAAGTGCCATCACCATCAATGGCTGGCTGCGTGACTTCCTGTGGGCTCAGGCCGTTCAGGTGATCAACAGCTATGGCTCGAATACAGCTGCCTACGGAATCATGTTCCTCGGCGCTCACTTCGTGTTCGCCTTCAGTCTGATGTTCCTCTTCAGTGGCCGCGGCTACTGGCAGGAGCTGATCGAGTCCATCGTGTGGGCTCACAACAAGCTGAAGGTGGCTCCCGCCATCCAGCCCCGTGCCCTTTCCATCATCCAAGGCCGTGCCGTGGGTGTTGCCCATTACCTCTTGGGCGGAATTGCGACCACGTGGGCCTTCTTCCACGCCCACATTCTTGTGGTCGGCTGA
- a CDS encoding YciI family protein has product MAWFVKTETFTAVAASLPVEQRRLTLAAHRHWVVGEAAAGRRLRSGYLVDGDRRPGGGGLLIFEASSYADALAWVENDPMIRAGLVDWQVQEWIPVSGDGWP; this is encoded by the coding sequence GTGGCCTGGTTCGTCAAGACTGAAACTTTCACGGCCGTCGCAGCCTCTCTGCCCGTGGAGCAGCGGCGACTCACCTTGGCAGCTCACCGCCATTGGGTTGTAGGGGAAGCAGCAGCGGGCCGCCGTCTACGCAGCGGTTACTTGGTGGATGGTGACCGGCGGCCTGGCGGCGGGGGTTTGTTGATTTTTGAGGCGTCGTCCTACGCCGATGCGCTGGCATGGGTGGAGAACGACCCAATGATCCGCGCCGGCCTGGTGGACTGGCAGGTGCAGGAATGGATCCCCGTCAGCGGGGATGGCTGGCCATGA
- a CDS encoding DUF3598 family protein codes for MDRAVVDEWELLLRNVGEWRGWFDSMDSTLQRTKRQYSLLTLQPAPSGIPLHLTLLLWPEGEESSASHQPPAGEPVKRIVQSFMRLDPDMGVFGTGSFSRGTLYRSNWTKLYAEFGFLHGERRHRLVLLWDGAGQLDRIVLIREFLAGTSAVECPPLEADQLIGDWRCDLPSLGENMRFAAGDLDRWIFLPDGGAFLAPVQIDPHQPFNIEALWLSSSTRLERISRRYSEHGALTSLDHQLLTR; via the coding sequence TTGGATCGAGCTGTCGTGGATGAGTGGGAGCTTCTGCTGCGCAACGTTGGTGAATGGCGCGGCTGGTTCGACAGCATGGATTCGACGCTGCAACGCACCAAACGTCAGTACTCTCTGTTGACGCTCCAGCCTGCTCCTTCCGGCATTCCCCTTCATCTGACGCTGCTGCTCTGGCCTGAAGGAGAGGAATCGAGCGCTTCCCACCAGCCGCCCGCCGGCGAGCCTGTAAAACGCATCGTTCAAAGTTTTATGCGCCTGGATCCCGATATGGGGGTCTTCGGCACCGGCAGCTTTTCGAGGGGAACGCTTTATCGCTCCAATTGGACCAAGCTTTATGCCGAGTTCGGGTTCCTGCACGGCGAACGCCGTCACCGCCTGGTTCTGCTCTGGGATGGTGCGGGGCAATTGGATCGGATCGTGTTGATCCGTGAGTTCCTTGCCGGAACCTCTGCAGTGGAATGTCCACCCTTGGAGGCGGATCAGCTGATCGGCGACTGGCGTTGCGACCTCCCTTCGCTTGGAGAGAACATGCGTTTCGCAGCAGGCGATCTTGATCGCTGGATTTTTTTGCCGGATGGAGGAGCCTTCCTGGCGCCTGTGCAGATTGATCCTCACCAGCCCTTCAACATCGAAGCGCTTTGGTTGTCGAGTTCGACGCGCCTTGAGCGCATTTCACGTCGTTATTCAGAACACGGCGCCCTGACATCGCTAGACCATCAACTGCTCACCCGTTGA
- the lipA gene encoding lipoyl synthase, with amino-acid sequence MLKPEWLRVKAPQRERIGAVADLLLDLNLNTVCQEASCPNIGECFAGGTATFLIMGPGCTRACPYCDIDFDKSVRELDPTEPQRLGEAVARLGLKHVVITSVNRDDLADGGASQFVACIEQVKQRSPLTTIELLIPDFCGNWDALATVMAAAPHVLNHNIETVPRMYRLARPQGIYERSLELLQRVRNQWPKAYSKSGLMVGLGETDEEVIETLRDLRKHRVDIVTIGQYLSPGPKHLAVDRFVTPAQFETYRTVGEEELGFLQVVSTPLTRSSYHAGEVQRLMASHPR; translated from the coding sequence GTGCTCAAGCCGGAGTGGTTGCGCGTAAAGGCTCCGCAGCGCGAACGGATCGGTGCCGTGGCCGACCTGCTGCTGGACTTGAACCTGAACACGGTCTGCCAGGAGGCGAGCTGCCCCAACATCGGCGAATGCTTTGCAGGCGGCACGGCAACGTTTTTGATCATGGGTCCCGGCTGCACCCGCGCCTGCCCCTACTGCGACATCGACTTCGACAAGAGCGTGCGCGAGCTCGATCCCACCGAGCCCCAACGGCTTGGGGAAGCCGTGGCCCGTCTGGGCCTGAAGCACGTGGTGATCACCTCGGTAAACCGCGACGATCTCGCCGATGGTGGAGCCTCCCAGTTCGTGGCCTGCATTGAACAGGTGAAGCAACGCTCACCGCTCACCACGATCGAACTACTGATTCCCGACTTCTGCGGCAACTGGGATGCCCTGGCAACGGTGATGGCCGCCGCCCCCCACGTGCTGAACCACAACATTGAAACGGTGCCGCGGATGTACCGCCTGGCACGGCCCCAGGGCATCTATGAACGCTCCCTCGAGCTGCTGCAGCGGGTGCGGAACCAATGGCCCAAGGCCTACAGCAAGTCGGGGCTGATGGTGGGGCTCGGAGAAACCGATGAAGAGGTGATCGAGACGCTCCGGGATCTGCGCAAACACAGGGTCGACATCGTCACCATCGGTCAGTACCTCTCACCTGGCCCCAAACACCTGGCCGTTGACCGCTTTGTGACCCCGGCTCAATTCGAGACCTACAGGACTGTGGGCGAAGAGGAGCTGGGCTTCCTCCAAGTGGTCAGCACACCACTCACCCGCAGCAGCTATCACGCCGGTGAGGTGCAACGGCTCATGGCCAGCCATCCCCGCTGA
- a CDS encoding cupin, giving the protein MTITPRATTATSSQAQFFDYASAANPLQQGLISTIPYRSFSANFFDEAGTALQTLDLSADLHCEGPATGPSLCGNFIRLDQGSLRTHADATSQLFFVARGHGQTEACGQIFHWSEGDTFVLPAGGEAIHSSEACAGLYWVHDAPLLRYLGVSTVKPVFEPCFYSHQDARAQLDAIASNPRGANANRVSVLLGNNAFPQTRTVTHTLWAMLGILPAGQVQRPHRHQSIALDFAVACQPGCYTMIGTELDENGMIRNGHREDWVAGAAFVTPPGYWHSHHNESGADAYVLPIQDAGLHTYLRTLDIAFSNRGRADLSNTP; this is encoded by the coding sequence ATGACCATCACCCCACGAGCGACGACGGCAACCAGTTCCCAGGCGCAGTTCTTCGACTACGCCTCAGCGGCCAATCCTCTGCAGCAGGGGCTGATCAGCACGATCCCCTACCGCAGTTTTTCGGCCAATTTTTTTGATGAAGCCGGAACGGCCCTGCAAACTCTCGATTTGAGTGCCGACTTGCATTGCGAAGGCCCGGCCACGGGCCCATCCCTCTGCGGCAATTTCATTCGGCTGGATCAGGGGTCCCTACGCACCCATGCGGATGCGACCAGTCAGCTGTTCTTCGTGGCCCGAGGCCATGGGCAAACCGAAGCCTGTGGTCAGATTTTTCACTGGAGCGAAGGAGATACGTTCGTGCTTCCGGCTGGCGGGGAAGCCATCCACAGCAGCGAGGCCTGCGCCGGCCTCTACTGGGTGCACGATGCCCCCCTGCTTCGTTATCTGGGCGTGAGCACCGTGAAACCAGTGTTCGAACCCTGCTTCTACAGCCATCAGGATGCTCGCGCACAGCTGGATGCCATCGCCAGCAATCCGCGCGGAGCCAACGCCAACCGCGTGAGTGTGCTGTTGGGAAACAACGCGTTCCCTCAGACGCGCACCGTCACCCACACTCTCTGGGCCATGTTGGGAATTCTCCCCGCAGGCCAGGTGCAGCGCCCCCACCGACACCAGTCGATCGCCCTTGATTTTGCGGTGGCCTGCCAACCGGGTTGCTACACGATGATCGGCACCGAGCTGGACGAGAACGGGATGATCCGCAATGGGCACCGGGAAGACTGGGTGGCCGGTGCAGCCTTCGTGACCCCACCGGGCTACTGGCACTCGCACCACAACGAATCCGGCGCCGACGCCTACGTGCTGCCGATTCAGGATGCCGGACTGCACACCTACCTGCGCACGCTCGACATTGCTTTCAGCAACAGGGGCCGGGCTGACTTGAGCAACACCCCGTAG
- the psaB gene encoding photosystem I core protein PsaB, whose product MATKFPSFSQGLAQDPTTRRIWYGIATAHDFESHDGMTEERLYQKLFSTHFGHLAIIGLWVSGNLFHIAWQGNFEQWVADPLHVRPIAHAIWDPHFGQGAIDAFTQAGASSPVNIAYSGLYHWFYTIGMTTNAELYQGSIFMMILSAWALFAGWLHLQPKFRPSLAWFKNAESRLNHHLAVLFGFSSIAWTGHLVHVAIPEARGQHVGWDNFLNVLPHPAGLGPFFTGNWGVYAENPDSLNQVFGSSEGAGTAILTFLGGFHPQTEALWLTDIAHHHLAIGCLFVIAGHMYRTNFGIGHSIKEILETHNPPKGTPGDLGAGHKGLYDTINNSLHFQLGLALASLGVVTSLVAQHMYSMPSYAFIAKDYTTQAALYTHHQYIAIALMCGAFAHGAIFFIRDYDPEANKDNVLARMLEHKEAIISHLSWVSLFLGFHTLGLYVHNDVVVAFGTPEKQILVEPVFAQFVQAASGKAMYGMDVLLSNASSSASLASQNIPGDHYWLDAINGNTDVFLPIGPGDFLVHHAIALGLHTTTLILVKGALDARGSKLMPDKKDFGYSFPCDGPGRGGTCDISAWDAFYLAVFWALNTVGWLTFYWHWKHLAIWSGNVAQFNESSTYLMGWFRDYLWLNSSQLINGYNPFGSNNLAVWAWMFLFGHLVWATGFMFLISWRGYWQELIETIVWAHQRSPIANMMGYRDKPVALSIVQARVVGLAHFTVGYVLTYAAFLIASTSGKFG is encoded by the coding sequence ATGGCAACGAAATTCCCTTCGTTCAGCCAGGGTCTGGCCCAGGACCCGACAACCCGCCGTATTTGGTACGGGATCGCCACGGCTCACGACTTCGAGAGCCATGACGGAATGACGGAGGAGCGCCTCTATCAGAAGCTCTTCTCCACCCATTTCGGTCACCTTGCGATCATCGGCCTGTGGGTTTCGGGAAACCTGTTCCACATCGCCTGGCAGGGCAACTTCGAGCAGTGGGTCGCCGACCCCCTGCACGTGCGCCCCATCGCTCACGCAATTTGGGATCCCCACTTCGGTCAAGGCGCCATTGACGCCTTCACCCAAGCGGGTGCTTCCTCCCCTGTGAACATCGCCTACTCAGGCCTGTATCACTGGTTCTACACAATCGGCATGACGACGAATGCCGAGCTGTACCAGGGTTCCATCTTCATGATGATCCTGTCGGCTTGGGCCCTCTTCGCCGGCTGGTTGCACCTGCAGCCCAAGTTCCGTCCTTCCCTGGCCTGGTTCAAAAACGCTGAATCGCGTCTGAACCACCACCTCGCTGTTCTCTTCGGCTTCAGCTCCATCGCTTGGACCGGTCACCTGGTTCACGTTGCGATCCCCGAAGCTCGCGGTCAGCACGTTGGTTGGGACAACTTCCTCAACGTTCTGCCTCACCCCGCCGGTCTTGGACCCTTCTTCACCGGCAACTGGGGTGTGTATGCCGAAAACCCCGATTCTCTGAATCAGGTCTTCGGTAGCTCTGAAGGTGCAGGCACCGCCATCCTCACCTTCCTTGGTGGCTTCCACCCTCAGACAGAAGCTCTCTGGCTGACGGACATCGCCCACCACCACCTGGCCATCGGTTGCCTCTTCGTGATCGCCGGCCACATGTACCGGACCAACTTCGGTATCGGTCACTCCATCAAGGAGATCCTCGAAACCCACAACCCCCCGAAGGGCACCCCTGGTGACCTCGGCGCTGGCCACAAGGGTCTCTACGACACCATCAACAACAGCCTGCACTTCCAGCTTGGTCTGGCTCTCGCCTCCCTCGGCGTGGTTACCAGCCTCGTGGCGCAGCACATGTACTCGATGCCGTCGTATGCCTTCATCGCGAAGGACTACACAACCCAGGCAGCCCTGTACACCCACCACCAGTACATCGCCATCGCGCTGATGTGTGGTGCCTTTGCCCACGGTGCGATCTTCTTCATCCGTGACTACGACCCCGAAGCCAATAAGGACAACGTCCTGGCTCGGATGCTCGAGCACAAGGAAGCGATCATCAGCCACCTGAGTTGGGTCTCCCTGTTCCTCGGTTTCCACACCCTCGGCCTCTACGTCCACAACGATGTGGTCGTTGCCTTCGGTACTCCCGAGAAGCAGATCCTGGTTGAGCCCGTGTTCGCCCAGTTCGTTCAGGCCGCCTCTGGTAAGGCCATGTACGGAATGGACGTGCTGCTTTCCAACGCTTCCAGCTCCGCCAGCCTTGCGTCCCAGAACATTCCTGGCGACCACTACTGGCTGGATGCCATCAATGGCAATACCGATGTGTTCCTGCCCATCGGACCTGGTGACTTCCTGGTTCACCACGCCATTGCTCTGGGTCTGCACACCACCACCTTGATCCTTGTGAAGGGTGCTCTGGATGCCCGCGGCTCCAAGCTGATGCCAGACAAGAAGGATTTCGGTTACTCCTTCCCCTGCGACGGCCCCGGCCGTGGCGGCACCTGCGACATCTCAGCCTGGGACGCCTTCTATCTGGCTGTCTTCTGGGCTTTGAACACCGTGGGTTGGCTGACCTTCTACTGGCACTGGAAGCACCTGGCCATCTGGTCCGGCAACGTGGCCCAGTTCAACGAATCCAGCACCTACCTGATGGGCTGGTTCCGCGACTACCTGTGGCTCAACTCCTCCCAGTTGATCAACGGCTATAACCCGTTCGGCAGCAACAACCTTGCCGTCTGGGCTTGGATGTTCCTCTTCGGACACCTGGTTTGGGCCACCGGCTTCATGTTCTTGATCTCCTGGCGGGGTTACTGGCAGGAACTTATCGAGACCATTGTCTGGGCTCACCAGCGCAGCCCCATCGCCAACATGATGGGTTACCGCGACAAGCCCGTGGCGCTGTCCATCGTTCAGGCCCGTGTCGTTGGCTTGGCTCACTTCACGGTTGGCTATGTCTTGACGTATGCCGCCTTCCTGATTGCCTCGACTTCAGGGAAATTCGGTTAA